The DNA region ACGATTCTGCGGTGAAGCTTCTTGACTGCAAGCACTTCATGAAAGATTACACAACTGATCAGAGGAACACGATGAATCCCTTTGCCATTCGTCTTTTGTGTCATGTTGAGCTCTCCGATCATCCCAAAGAGGAACCCCTACTTCCTCCAGAGCTAGTTGTCCTGCCTCCGAATGCCAGTCTTGCTGACCTTATAGATGAGGTCACAACAACTTTCCGAGATGTGTATGTCATGTTTAGGAGGTTCCATGCTGAGTCGCTACCTGAATATGGTCATATAGAGAAAACCATCTCTTTGAAGTTGTTAGTTGGGTTGAAAGGTTCCATCCAAGTCAGAGGAAGATGCCCTTCAAAGCATGGGCTAAGCCGCTATAGGATGGAGCGGGGGACCGAGAGCTGGATCGTTGATTGTGTGTGCGGGACTAAGGATGATGATGGGGAGAGGATGCTGGCTTGTGATGCATGTGAGATTTGGCAGCATACAAGGTGTGCTGGGATTGACAATTCTGATCCTGTTCCTGCCAAGTTTGTGTGTCATAGATGCAGGAATAGAGAGGAAACAGCAGCCTTGGATGGGGATAATTCAGTTTCTCTGTCCTGCACAACTTGCAGAGTTGAAGTAATGGTGGCTGATAAGAAGACTGCTGCTGCTAACCTAACTTTTGGTGTACCTTAAATGTATAGATTATCTGTATGTGTGCAGTTTTTTCCCCCATTTTTTAGGGTTAGGGATCAAACTGATGGTGACTGAAGCTAATCAGTGAATCACCTGCTGGTATAAATATTTGTTGTACATGaattaccttttcttttttatgaatagTGGGATCAAACTGATGGTGACTGAAACTAATCAGTGAATCACCTGCTGGTATAAATACTTATTGTACAtgaattacattttttttaacgaATATTGTACATGAATTAGCTTAACATGTGCATGGGGAGCTCCTGACTAGATGGAAAAGACAATGATCTGACGACCTTGGTGCTCCAAATTATATAACACGCAGTGTGATTTCAGATCAAGATTCTTAGATATCTGCTCCATCCTCTCTCTGCCTGCTCACACTTGTCTCGGGCTGCTCATAGCAACAGGATGCAGTGCTTCCTTTAAAATGACCAGATTCCAGTTTTGAGGAAGCAAGGTGCCTATAGGCAGTGCACAAGTTTGTATACTTGTCCACCACATCCTTGTATAGCCTAAGCAGTCTCTCCACGTCTCCAACCGTGAGGTCCCGGGCCTCAGCTTGCATGAATGGATATGGGCTTCCTGTCACGATCATATGCATTTTAGCCAactcaaataaattattaaatgagTACTGTAACCCTGCAAAGCAATACCAAACCCATTAAGACCTAGCCCCATACCATACAACAGAGAATATTAGCAACATTTGTGTCTCTGAGTTAACAAACACAAAAGGGAAAGCAGCAGCTCACCACTGTTACTTCTTTCTTTGAAGTTCATTGCAGTAAAAGTTCCAACGCCTGTTTCCCTCCTCAGACCATCCTCCCCATCTCTGGTAGGACAGGGATCTTCATCCGGCACCTTATTGGCCAGTTTAGCCACTTGCATATTCTCCTCAAATTCAATTTCATCAATAGAAAGAGATTTTGCATGCAAATCGACAATAAACGACTTGGCTGAGACCAGGTTGGTGAAATAATAAGCTGCTTCTGACGTTAGCTTTGCCTGCCTCCGATATAACTGGATGAACTTGAGATTGGAATGCAACTGTGGAGGATTGGCCTGTGAATATACAAGTTCAACAGCATTACCAATATACATAGTTGACTCCAATACGATAAAATAGGGGTAGAGAGATATCCTTTAAAAGATTAGAATACTATCATGATATGATTTTTCCCATGCATTAAATAGATATTAACATGACATGATTTTTCCTCCTCTGTTCTctaaaggaaaataatttattatccCACACTCTAATATGCTTTTACTTCGGTGCATTAGCTGAGTGGATTTATGGGAGTCATGAAATTAGAAAGAGTGGAGGCTTCCCAGATTTGAGCAGATATTGCCCTTCCATCATGTAATTTTCTTACATGCGATTGATGTATTGCTTCTTAGATATTGTGTGCCAACTAGTCAATCAAGCGGTTGTTCTTGATGAATGGTACCATTATTCCATCTATTTAACTTCTAAAACGATTAAATTGATTGGCATTACCTCAACATATTCTAGGCAATtcattttaatgaatttttacTTCTAATTGATCCCATAAATTATAACTGTATTGCTATTTAGAAATCATATCTACTACAAACTATGTTATATTCTGGTTTAAATATTCCaaggtctttttttttttgggagagATATTTTAAGTTATATTTGATCAAATATGTTATTACTAGAGCAAATAGAAACTCATATAACCTGTGATATATAAATCTTAACTGCTGTTTGCACATCCATTTATGTATGTCTTTTAGCCTATCATAGAGcagaaaaattaaagtaaaaatacatttttcaaaatgACTTTTCGCCAAACATAGAACTTAATCGTATACACTTATCGAAAAAGAATCACTTATTCATATACTTAATTTTGAAGCATTGCAACTAAACTTCATACACTGGCATGACAAATCATTCCAATTGTAAATTTATGTTAACTTAGTGAAGCAGCTAAAATTCATGATGTAGTATAACTaatgattcttttttattataagtataactaataatttttttaagtgcataaaattacaaaatatatatttattctttggatttatagtttatagaaaaactttattgaaaataaaaatttatatcataattataaaaattaaggacTGGATATACTTTAAAtgttaaaaattcaataaatttcCATGAAAAATTATCCATGCAATGCATTGGTAACGAAAAATAGAGAACATATGTGATCCATCCTAAGCAAAACATATCACACTGACAATAAGCATGCGCAAACGGGGTATGGTGCTAGtctttttcttcccttccGTAATGTATAATGCATTATGGATGCTCATGATTCGCATGTACTACACCAGGTAACATGTTAGGTGACAAAAAGGAATTGTACCTATCCATGCTATTCATAAGAGAAAGTAGATGATTTCTAAATCTGCATAGCCTTATAGATCCTAACATCAACTCCACAACCCTAGACATAGATGGAAGtttgaattaaaatttagACAAAAATCTACGAATTTGAATTTATTATAGAACAGGATAATTACTGTAAGAATGTATTACCAAGAAAAGCTTGCCTTGATCGTGACATATATAAGGACTGGAAGAAAGTCATCTGCCCCAGCTAGGACATGCTTCTCTGACATGGATGCATTGAGAAGCAAGTTGTTGATAACCCGGCAGCAATTCATTATACACAGAAGCTTCTCCCGTGGAGCTTTATGtgcatttatttttcccaATTCCTTCTCTGCAAGCTGTGAAAGAGAAGCAATTCAACAACTATTCTGCTTGCTGAAGTACAAGGATAGCACAGACAATAATCGGAACTACtgtaaatttgaaataaaggTACTTCCCCCCAAATGAAACAATATTGCCAGCTTTCTCCTCATGTAAGCTGCCAATGACCCTAACCCAAGGGGTTCAGCCTAGTGGTTAATGTGCACTCAAGTTTGCACCGAGACCCGGGTTCGAATCCCCTTGGGGCCACCAGAGCGCCTTTGGCGTAATTACCCGCTCCG from Punica granatum isolate Tunisia-2019 chromosome 3, ASM765513v2, whole genome shotgun sequence includes:
- the LOC116199172 gene encoding vacuolar protein sorting-associated protein 9A-like isoform X2; protein product: METATASSSSSPASISFYDFLDRMRNPASLDLVRSIKSFIVSFSFYAPNPESDGKRVQDFFLSMETSIRDHPLWAGASDEEIDCAMEGLEKYVMTKLFSRAFACCPDDLRIDQEIAEKISMLQTFLRPEHLDIPTILRSESSWLLAEKELGKINAHKAPREKLLCIMNCCRVINNLLLNASMSEKHVLAGADDFLPVLIYVTIKANPPQLHSNLKFIQLYRRQAKLTSEAAYYFTNLVSAKSFIVDLHAKSLSIDEIEFEENMQVAKLANKVPDEDPCPTRDGEDGLRRETGVGTFTAMNFKERSNSGSPYPFMQAEARDLTVGDVERLLRLYKDVVDKYTNLCTAYRHLASSKLESGHFKGSTASCCYEQPETSVSRQREDGADI
- the LOC116199172 gene encoding vacuolar protein sorting-associated protein 9A-like isoform X1, which codes for METATASSSSSPASISFYDFLDRMRNPASLDLVRSIKSFIVSFSFYAPNPESDGKRVQDFFLSMETSIRDHPLWAGASDEEIDCAMEGLEKYVMTKLFSRAFACCPDDLRIDQEIAEKISMLQTFLRPEHLDIPTILRSESSWLLAEKELGKINAHKAPREKLLCIMNCCRVINNLLLNASMSEKHVLAGADDFLPVLIYVTIKANPPQLHSNLKFIQLYRRQAKLTSEAAYYFTNLVSAKSFIVDLHAKSLSIDEIEFEENMQVAKLANKVPDEDPCPTRDGEDGLRRETGVGTFTAMNFKERSNSGLQYSFNNLFELAKMHMIVTGSPYPFMQAEARDLTVGDVERLLRLYKDVVDKYTNLCTAYRHLASSKLESGHFKGSTASCCYEQPETSVSRQREDGADI